One part of the Treponema peruense genome encodes these proteins:
- a CDS encoding DUF1351 domain-containing protein has protein sequence MLESKDLELQIRLTIGTLESNAEAIRQVVLTHLKDYTPENYIGRADEAKADKALLNKADKALNSKRLELEREYMEPFNKFKITITETCKAIKAASAGLDEIVKAEEERECGEKWEKIEDYWNKTGFSLFDITDLAKITDIKKWTNKTAKLKDVLAEIDAIQKKTFDELKILEQFPQEDVSLLKTVYLDTLSITEAMQKANQLKANRERLAREQREREEVERFKKIQEQKKDEWKEEKKAESENESSDLASAALGLEIKPEKTETLEEYALVFSLTRSQFLDLRGYMSDHGITYSELQDKGSGVYTK, from the coding sequence ATGCTTGAAAGTAAAGATCTTGAACTTCAGATCCGCCTCACAATTGGAACGCTGGAAAGCAACGCAGAGGCAATCAGGCAGGTTGTCCTGACCCACCTTAAAGACTACACACCGGAGAACTACATCGGAAGGGCTGACGAGGCGAAAGCCGACAAAGCCCTTTTAAACAAGGCCGACAAAGCCTTGAATTCAAAAAGGCTTGAACTTGAGCGCGAGTACATGGAGCCGTTCAACAAGTTCAAGATCACAATCACAGAAACCTGCAAGGCAATAAAAGCCGCAAGTGCCGGTCTTGATGAGATTGTCAAGGCGGAGGAAGAAAGGGAGTGCGGCGAAAAATGGGAGAAAATAGAGGACTACTGGAATAAAACAGGCTTCTCTCTCTTCGACATTACTGACTTAGCCAAGATAACAGACATCAAGAAATGGACGAACAAGACCGCGAAGCTGAAAGATGTTCTTGCCGAAATCGACGCAATCCAGAAGAAAACATTTGATGAACTCAAAATTCTGGAACAGTTCCCGCAGGAAGACGTATCACTTCTTAAGACGGTCTACCTTGACACACTGTCCATAACAGAAGCCATGCAGAAAGCGAACCAGCTCAAGGCGAACCGCGAAAGGCTCGCCAGAGAGCAGAGGGAGCGCGAGGAAGTAGAACGCTTCAAGAAAATCCAGGAGCAGAAAAAGGACGAATGGAAGGAGGAGAAAAAGGCGGAAAGCGAGAATGAATCCTCCGACCTTGCAAGCGCCGCACTCGGGCTTGAGATAAAGCCGGAGAAAACGGAGACACTGGAGGAATACGCCCTCGTTTTCAGCCTTACACGCAGCCAGTTTCTTGACCTGCGTGGCTATATGTCCGACCACGGTATAACCTACTCGGAGCTTCAGGACAAGGGTTCTGGAGTGTACACAAAATAG
- a CDS encoding phosphoribosylformylglycinamidine synthase: MFRIYVERKAGFQNEAARIYSEITGFLGISGVTGVRYFNRYDIENVTDAVARAAATRIFSEPQGDIVTYDALSVPSGTTEIIWEYLPGQYDQRADSAEQCLSLLRESMSKEVKVGSEPPRVKCAKIVLLEGTVSADEVKKIESYLINPVDSRLTDDKKPETLQMKSEVPADIPSVEGFNALDDAALETYREKLGLAMDFADIKFLQDYFKSINRDPTFTEIRVLDTYWSDHCRHTTFNTILNDVKIDDGPYAELFRKSLDGYNVMRTDLYAGRKDKPVTLMDMACIGAKYLRKHGKLDDLEVSAEINACSVYIDVHYTTDAAGNKISADSPDATERWLLQFKNETHNHPTEIEPFGGAATCIGGAIRDPLSGRSWVYQAMRVTGAADPTVPLSETLSGKLPQMKLTREAAQGFSSYGNQIGLTTGQVTEIYHPGFVAKRMELGAVIAAAPCDQVMREEPETGDIVILLGGGTGRDGIGGATGSSKVHDVKSVTTAAAEVQKGNAVEERKIQRLFRNKDVCRMIRRSNDFGAGGVSVAVGELAPGLDINLDAVPKKYEGLDGTELAISESQERMAVVVRKSDVEKFIAAADAENLNAVVVATVTDTNRLVMKWRGKTIVDIDRSFLDAAGAKHEAVARIESPAAQKESPLVKPLESVEKILNENESEPDMKKAWLADMEDLACCSQRGLGERFDGSIGASSVLMPYGGKYQGTPEAGMAAKIPVVSPRETSTVSLMSFGYDPRVAQWSAWHGAQVAVLSSLAKILCLGGNPEECRLTFQEFFGRAVDEKTWGYPAAALLGSIDAQKSMGTGSIGGKDSMSGTFEKLNVPHTLVSFAVDTENVSNVTSGSFKKAGDSVYLVSVPYSAELAPDFETFKKNARALYALNCAKKISAMYPVGAGGIAEAVSKMAMGNRIGISLDTIPLSATAAGLEKDADASDLFTPLYGSIIVETSEDLEASSDFACGTVTKIGDTQADPSVTIEDEEIQLCEIEQAWESKLAKVFPPISGAALQKALPDFALAEHKSLATARKSFSVKNNSVKPRVIIPVFPGTNCEYDMARAFNLNGAETNIMVFRNRTPDELAESLEEFKKQISKSQILAFAGGFSSGDEPDGSGKYIANVIREHRIADAIMDLLKKRDGLVLGICNGFQALIKTGLVPYGEIREPSEDMPTLTFNRINRHISRIVRTRMVSATSPWALSKSVLESRIHLVPVSHGEGRIVIDEDLARKLFASGQVFTQYVDENGIPSVTEPDNPNGSLFAIEGLTSPDGRVLGKMGHSERTMGNDADGSSSDLIKNIAGASAGNANESSCQNIFYAGVSYFN, from the coding sequence ATGTTTCGTATCTATGTTGAAAGAAAGGCCGGCTTCCAGAATGAAGCGGCGCGGATTTATTCCGAAATAACAGGTTTTTTGGGTATTAGTGGTGTTACCGGCGTTCGCTATTTCAACCGGTACGATATCGAGAATGTTACTGATGCAGTTGCAAGAGCAGCCGCAACACGAATTTTCTCTGAGCCTCAGGGTGACATTGTAACATACGATGCTCTTTCAGTCCCTTCAGGAACAACTGAAATTATTTGGGAATATCTTCCGGGGCAGTATGACCAGCGCGCCGACAGTGCGGAACAGTGTCTTTCTCTTCTTAGGGAAAGCATGTCAAAGGAAGTTAAAGTCGGCTCTGAACCTCCGCGCGTAAAATGTGCAAAGATTGTTCTTCTTGAAGGAACAGTTTCTGCAGACGAAGTAAAGAAAATTGAATCTTATCTTATAAATCCGGTAGACAGCCGTCTTACTGATGACAAAAAGCCTGAAACACTTCAGATGAAGTCTGAAGTTCCGGCTGACATTCCTTCAGTAGAAGGCTTTAATGCCCTTGATGATGCGGCACTTGAAACTTACCGCGAAAAGCTTGGTCTTGCAATGGATTTTGCCGACATCAAGTTCCTTCAGGATTATTTTAAGTCAATCAACCGTGATCCTACATTTACAGAAATACGTGTTCTTGACACTTACTGGAGCGACCACTGCCGCCACACTACGTTCAACACTATTCTAAATGACGTAAAGATTGATGACGGTCCTTATGCAGAGCTTTTTAGGAAGTCACTTGACGGTTACAATGTAATGCGCACCGACCTTTATGCCGGCCGCAAAGACAAGCCTGTTACACTTATGGACATGGCCTGCATCGGTGCAAAGTATCTGCGTAAACACGGAAAACTCGACGACCTCGAAGTAAGTGCAGAGATCAATGCATGTTCAGTTTATATAGACGTTCATTATACAACAGACGCTGCAGGAAACAAAATAAGCGCAGATTCTCCTGACGCAACAGAACGCTGGCTTCTTCAGTTCAAGAACGAGACACACAATCATCCTACAGAAATTGAACCTTTCGGTGGAGCCGCAACTTGTATCGGAGGCGCAATCCGTGATCCGCTTTCGGGACGTTCATGGGTTTACCAGGCAATGCGTGTTACCGGAGCTGCAGACCCGACTGTTCCGCTTTCAGAAACACTCAGCGGTAAACTTCCACAGATGAAACTTACACGCGAAGCAGCCCAGGGATTTTCTTCTTACGGAAACCAGATTGGTCTTACTACAGGACAGGTTACCGAGATTTATCACCCCGGTTTTGTAGCAAAGCGCATGGAACTTGGAGCTGTTATTGCGGCTGCCCCTTGTGATCAGGTAATGCGTGAAGAGCCCGAAACAGGTGACATTGTTATTCTTCTTGGAGGCGGAACAGGACGTGACGGTATTGGAGGAGCAACAGGTTCTTCAAAGGTACATGATGTTAAGTCTGTTACAACCGCTGCTGCCGAAGTTCAGAAAGGAAATGCCGTGGAAGAGCGCAAGATTCAGCGTTTGTTCCGCAACAAGGACGTTTGCCGCATGATACGCCGTTCAAATGACTTTGGTGCGGGCGGAGTTTCTGTTGCTGTAGGTGAACTTGCTCCGGGGCTTGATATAAACCTTGATGCAGTTCCCAAAAAATACGAAGGCCTTGACGGAACAGAACTTGCAATTTCTGAATCACAGGAAAGAATGGCTGTAGTTGTACGCAAGTCTGACGTAGAAAAATTTATTGCCGCAGCAGATGCAGAAAACCTTAACGCAGTTGTAGTTGCAACTGTAACAGATACAAACCGTCTTGTAATGAAGTGGCGCGGAAAAACAATTGTTGATATTGACCGTTCATTCCTTGACGCAGCCGGAGCAAAACATGAAGCTGTTGCAAGAATAGAATCACCTGCCGCACAGAAAGAGTCACCTCTTGTAAAGCCGCTTGAGTCGGTAGAAAAAATTCTTAATGAAAATGAATCAGAGCCCGACATGAAAAAAGCATGGCTTGCCGATATGGAAGACCTGGCATGCTGTTCACAGCGCGGACTCGGAGAAAGATTCGACGGTTCTATCGGTGCAAGTTCTGTACTTATGCCTTACGGTGGAAAATACCAGGGAACTCCCGAAGCCGGAATGGCAGCTAAAATTCCGGTAGTAAGCCCGCGTGAAACTTCTACTGTAAGCCTTATGTCGTTCGGTTATGATCCGCGTGTTGCACAGTGGTCTGCCTGGCACGGAGCACAGGTTGCCGTTCTTTCTTCCCTTGCAAAAATTCTTTGTCTTGGCGGAAACCCCGAAGAATGCAGACTTACGTTCCAGGAATTCTTTGGACGTGCTGTAGATGAAAAAACATGGGGTTACCCTGCTGCAGCACTGCTTGGTTCAATTGATGCACAGAAATCTATGGGAACAGGTTCAATCGGAGGAAAGGATTCAATGTCCGGTACTTTCGAAAAACTTAATGTTCCGCACACACTGGTATCTTTTGCAGTAGATACAGAAAATGTTTCAAACGTAACTTCTGGTTCATTCAAAAAAGCCGGGGATTCAGTTTACCTTGTAAGTGTTCCTTATTCTGCAGAACTTGCCCCTGATTTTGAAACCTTCAAGAAAAATGCACGCGCACTTTATGCTCTTAATTGTGCAAAGAAAATAAGCGCAATGTATCCTGTCGGTGCCGGTGGAATAGCAGAAGCCGTAAGCAAGATGGCTATGGGTAACCGCATTGGAATTTCGCTGGACACAATTCCTCTTAGTGCAACTGCTGCCGGTCTTGAAAAAGATGCAGACGCTTCTGATTTGTTTACTCCGCTGTACGGTTCAATAATTGTAGAAACTTCCGAAGATCTTGAAGCTTCTTCTGACTTTGCCTGCGGAACTGTTACAAAAATCGGTGATACACAGGCAGACCCTTCTGTTACTATAGAAGATGAAGAAATTCAACTTTGCGAAATTGAACAGGCCTGGGAATCAAAACTTGCAAAAGTGTTCCCTCCGATATCAGGTGCTGCACTTCAGAAAGCGCTTCCTGACTTTGCACTTGCTGAACATAAATCACTGGCAACCGCAAGAAAGAGTTTCTCTGTAAAAAACAACAGCGTTAAGCCGCGTGTAATTATTCCTGTGTTCCCCGGAACAAACTGTGAATACGATATGGCGCGTGCGTTTAACCTGAACGGTGCAGAAACAAATATAATGGTTTTCAGAAACAGAACACCTGATGAACTTGCAGAATCGCTTGAGGAATTCAAAAAGCAGATTTCAAAGTCACAGATTCTTGCCTTTGCCGGCGGATTCAGTTCCGGTGATGAGCCTGACGGAAGCGGAAAATATATTGCAAATGTTATACGCGAACACAGAATTGCAGATGCAATAATGGATCTTCTTAAAAAACGCGACGGTCTTGTTCTTGGTATCTGCAACGGATTCCAGGCTCTTATCAAAACAGGTCTTGTTCCATACGGTGAAATTCGCGAGCCTTCTGAAGATATGCCGACGCTTACATTCAACAGAATCAACCGCCACATAAGCCGCATTGTACGTACAAGAATGGTGAGTGCAACAAGTCCGTGGGCACTTTCAAAGAGTGTTCTTGAGTCACGCATTCATCTTGTTCCGGTAAGCCATGGTGAAGGACGCATTGTAATTGACGAAGATCTTGCGCGCAAACTTTTTGCCAGCGGTCAGGTCTTTACACAGTACGTTGACGAAAACGGAATTCCATCTGTCACCGAGCCTGACAATCCCAACGGAAGCCTTTTTGCAATAGAAGGACTTACCAGCCCGGATGGTCGTGTTCTTGGAAAGATGGGACACAGTGAGCGCACTATGGGAAATGATGCAGACGGAAGCAGTTCTGATCTTATAAAGAATATTGCCGGTGCATCTGCCGGAAACGCAAACGAAAGTTCCTGCCAGAATATTTTCTATGCAGGCGTTTCGTACTTTAACTGA
- a CDS encoding cytidylate kinase-like family protein, with translation MKKIITISREYGSGGHTIGTYVAKELNIPLYDKEIIDMAAQNSGLSPDFIKKTEQNISSGWLYTLLLGASYAAPGTTHIGMNTQNPSVPLADQVFNAQRNVIIELAKKGPCVIVGRCADYILRHCEQINKTDVLNVFIYAPLKDKVKRAIEQKGLDPATAERDVKLIDKRRANHYNTFTERTWGKRDHYDLLINSSLLGLEKTAEMIIEVAKHS, from the coding sequence ATGAAAAAAATTATTACAATAAGCAGAGAATACGGTAGCGGTGGTCACACAATCGGAACCTACGTTGCAAAGGAGCTCAATATTCCTTTATATGACAAAGAAATTATTGACATGGCCGCTCAAAATTCAGGACTATCACCAGACTTTATAAAAAAAACCGAGCAGAATATTTCTTCGGGCTGGCTCTACACCCTTCTTTTGGGAGCAAGTTATGCAGCCCCGGGAACAACGCACATCGGAATGAATACACAGAATCCTTCTGTTCCGCTGGCAGACCAGGTTTTTAACGCACAGCGCAATGTAATTATCGAACTTGCAAAAAAAGGCCCGTGTGTCATCGTAGGAAGATGCGCCGACTACATCCTGCGCCACTGCGAACAGATTAACAAAACTGACGTACTTAACGTTTTTATCTACGCACCGCTCAAAGACAAAGTAAAACGCGCAATAGAACAGAAAGGCCTTGATCCTGCAACTGCAGAACGTGATGTAAAACTCATAGACAAGCGCCGCGCCAACCACTACAACACATTTACCGAACGTACGTGGGGCAAGCGCGACCATTACGATTTACTTATAAACAGTTCGCTTCTCGGCCTCGAAAAAACTGCAGAAATGATTATTGAAGTCGCAAAACATTCCTGA
- a CDS encoding hemolysin family protein: MNSNLKILLTLILIIVLLCMGAFFSATETAYTSLSRITIRQMLKSNARNSKKIAFLKSKLDKLITTVLIGNNFVNTLNSSVATAFALEVFGPEYLSAATAVITVLVIVFSEIIPKTYAGIKSQSMAQFAATPVIWIQRIFFPVIWIFSVFTNFIDFLEHKIIKTKRPLITEDELKTLIDVGEHEGTLEQDERKMLDRIFEFSDLNLHDIMRHRSLVRYVNVNETLDNVIKLFVESGYSRLPVYEDNPENIIGVLHYKGVLFASKPITSSRDFIRICMRPVMFVPETMSAIDLLHGFKKEKNNFAVVVNEYGSMAGIVTMDDILHEVFGRMTDEYGYAEVAPEKRVTVLGTNEFLVPGDMKLDDLNDVLNLNLSSENFDTLGGWLLERFDELPPIGAVYKCDGNIYIVEDQSSRRIQTVRIKL; this comes from the coding sequence ATGAACAGTAATTTAAAAATTCTTCTTACTCTTATTCTGATTATTGTTCTTTTGTGTATGGGTGCTTTTTTTTCTGCGACAGAAACTGCGTATACAAGTCTTTCAAGAATTACAATCAGGCAGATGCTCAAGTCGAATGCGCGCAATTCAAAAAAAATTGCTTTCTTAAAATCAAAGCTTGACAAACTTATTACAACAGTTCTGATAGGAAATAATTTTGTAAATACACTTAACTCTTCTGTTGCAACGGCTTTTGCACTTGAAGTGTTCGGTCCTGAATATCTTTCTGCAGCAACAGCAGTTATAACAGTGCTTGTAATTGTGTTCAGTGAAATTATTCCAAAAACATATGCAGGAATAAAATCGCAGTCTATGGCACAATTTGCGGCTACTCCGGTAATTTGGATTCAGCGTATTTTCTTTCCTGTAATTTGGATATTTAGCGTCTTTACAAACTTTATAGATTTTCTGGAACACAAGATTATTAAAACAAAGCGGCCTCTTATTACCGAAGATGAACTTAAAACTCTTATAGACGTTGGTGAACATGAAGGAACGCTTGAGCAGGACGAACGCAAAATGCTTGACCGCATATTTGAATTTTCGGACTTGAACTTGCACGACATTATGCGCCACAGATCTCTGGTGCGTTATGTTAACGTAAATGAAACGCTTGATAATGTAATAAAACTTTTTGTTGAGTCGGGGTATTCCAGACTTCCTGTTTACGAAGACAATCCCGAAAATATAATCGGAGTTCTTCATTACAAGGGCGTTCTGTTTGCATCAAAACCAATTACTTCGAGCCGTGATTTTATAAGAATCTGTATGCGGCCGGTAATGTTTGTACCGGAAACAATGTCTGCGATTGATCTTCTTCACGGTTTCAAAAAAGAAAAAAATAATTTTGCAGTTGTTGTAAATGAATACGGAAGCATGGCCGGAATCGTTACGATGGATGATATTCTGCATGAAGTTTTCGGACGCATGACTGACGAATACGGATATGCGGAAGTCGCTCCAGAAAAGCGCGTAACTGTTCTTGGCACAAATGAATTTCTTGTTCCCGGAGATATGAAACTTGATGATTTGAATGACGTGCTTAATCTGAATCTTTCGAGCGAAAATTTTGACACGCTCGGAGGCTGGCTTTTGGAAAGATTTGATGAACTTCCACCGATTGGTGCTGTATATAAATGCGACGGAAACATCTATATCGTAGAAGACCAGAGTTCCCGCCGTATTCAGACTGTAAGAATAAAACTGTAG
- a CDS encoding thioredoxin family protein — translation MKKKMVRIFAVSVIALGTLFVSCDKDTKKEDAAGKSAVTWTTSFEKAKKQATAKNREIFILFSGDDWVDSCIPFKQKILYTKEFAQQFGKKFVFLNIDFSQKEYALADVAEDASKKEKKAAEKIAAEYADKTVLAMTYNVRSYPAVYILTPEGYVISQLPVGETVPEYTDFADSLASVEETCVEFRKYSADLNKTSGVEKIAAIKALYENTLADCVTPLRPLVEEVAVLDPENKSGERGLFDLYQANFLSYDEAVSGGDVAEPFVNAVNLGNMNVEQQQNAWFTAAFMLAYSNSTDFDRMLEYLNNSYDLDPTGEHADTILNAIAVTKNMKEKMGAQ, via the coding sequence ATGAAAAAGAAAATGGTTAGAATTTTTGCAGTATCTGTTATTGCACTGGGCACTTTGTTTGTAAGTTGCGATAAAGATACAAAGAAAGAAGATGCTGCAGGAAAATCTGCTGTTACATGGACTACAAGTTTTGAAAAGGCAAAGAAGCAGGCAACTGCAAAAAACCGCGAGATTTTTATTCTGTTCTCGGGCGATGACTGGGTTGACTCTTGCATTCCGTTCAAGCAGAAGATTCTTTATACAAAAGAATTTGCACAGCAGTTTGGAAAAAAGTTTGTATTCCTGAATATTGATTTTTCACAGAAGGAATATGCACTTGCAGATGTTGCAGAAGATGCTTCAAAAAAAGAAAAGAAAGCTGCAGAAAAAATTGCCGCTGAGTATGCAGACAAGACTGTTCTTGCAATGACATACAACGTGCGCTCTTATCCTGCAGTTTATATTCTTACGCCTGAAGGATATGTAATTTCACAGCTTCCTGTCGGCGAGACTGTTCCGGAATATACTGACTTTGCAGATTCCCTTGCTTCTGTAGAAGAAACCTGCGTTGAATTTAGAAAATATTCTGCCGATTTGAACAAAACTTCCGGTGTGGAAAAGATTGCCGCAATAAAGGCTTTGTATGAAAATACACTTGCAGACTGCGTAACTCCGCTAAGACCTCTTGTAGAAGAAGTTGCAGTTCTTGATCCCGAAAACAAAAGCGGCGAGCGCGGACTGTTTGATTTGTATCAGGCAAATTTTCTTTCATACGATGAAGCTGTTTCGGGCGGTGACGTTGCAGAGCCTTTTGTAAATGCCGTTAATCTTGGCAACATGAATGTTGAACAGCAGCAGAATGCCTGGTTTACCGCAGCATTTATGCTTGCTTACAGCAACAGCACTGATTTTGACAGAATGCTCGAATATCTGAACAATTCATATGATTTGGATCCGACCGGTGAACATGCAGATACAATTCTGAATGCAATTGCGGTTACAAAAAATATGAAAGAAAAAATGGGGGCACAGTAG
- a CDS encoding CNNM domain-containing protein, with protein sequence MDSSQPPSASMWALLAVAGVLILLSMIFSAAESAFLSINKLRVRSLRNQKNRRAILVWRLLNGRDRLINTLLVGNNIVNIALSSILTYVSIKMFGSAGVGIATFCATMLLLIFGEIFPKTVATHHPEPIAFFFCGFIAVLEVLLSPFVAVFTFLSRITLKIFKVDASKKKVSFTEEEIKTFLDVGLEQGVLERNEKTMMRRVFKFSDLEAKDIMVPRKNIKAVSIDDSYQKIVEYSERIRLSRFPVYGKKRH encoded by the coding sequence ATGGACTCTTCACAACCACCGTCGGCTTCCATGTGGGCGCTTCTTGCAGTTGCAGGGGTGCTCATACTTCTTTCAATGATTTTTTCTGCAGCAGAAAGCGCATTCCTTTCTATTAACAAACTAAGGGTGCGTTCTCTGCGCAATCAGAAAAACCGTCGGGCAATACTTGTCTGGCGGCTTCTTAATGGAAGAGACCGTCTTATAAACACACTTCTTGTGGGCAATAATATTGTTAACATTGCCTTGTCATCTATTCTCACTTATGTTTCAATAAAAATGTTCGGCAGTGCAGGAGTTGGAATAGCAACTTTCTGTGCAACAATGCTTCTTTTGATTTTTGGAGAAATTTTTCCGAAGACAGTTGCAACCCATCATCCCGAACCGATTGCCTTTTTTTTCTGCGGATTCATTGCCGTACTTGAAGTTCTGCTTTCTCCTTTTGTTGCGGTCTTTACTTTTCTTTCGCGTATTACGTTAAAAATTTTTAAAGTAGACGCTTCCAAAAAGAAAGTTTCGTTTACAGAAGAAGAAATAAAAACTTTTCTTGACGTGGGACTTGAACAGGGAGTTCTGGAACGCAATGAAAAAACAATGATGCGCCGCGTCTTTAAGTTCAGCGATTTGGAAGCTAAAGATATAATGGTTCCGCGTAAAAATATAAAGGCAGTTTCAATAGATGACTCTTACCAGAAAATAGTTGAATATTCCGAGCGCATAAGACTTTCACGCTTTCCAGTTTACGGAAAAAAACGGCATTGA
- a CDS encoding type II toxin-antitoxin system HicA family toxin, protein MKSYSSREVIKLIEADGWYLVNTVGSHHQYKHPTKKGRVTVKHPCKNIPRPTLKRIEEQSGLLFR, encoded by the coding sequence GTGAAAAGTTATTCTTCAAGAGAAGTAATTAAATTGATTGAAGCCGACGGCTGGTATTTGGTTAATACGGTCGGAAGCCATCACCAGTATAAACATCCCACCAAGAAAGGTCGCGTAACTGTAAAGCATCCGTGCAAGAACATACCGAGACCCACATTAAAGCGTATTGAAGAACAGTCAGGACTTCTGTTCAGGTAG
- a CDS encoding transporter associated domain-containing protein, producing the protein MLCYKNRPEEFSVKKVMRPPLFILETKKMSSIQQMLRENRQSMAVVIDEYSGTYGVLTSEDLVREIFGPVADEYKPYAKRVELTLRNLQNAEVDGLSRLIDINEQLGISLYSRRCETLGGYICETLGSIPRVGDSIVRSGYKFIVSKMDDKRVSRVRIRECKEAGNEQ; encoded by the coding sequence TTGCTCTGTTATAAAAACAGACCCGAAGAGTTCAGCGTAAAAAAAGTTATGAGACCGCCGCTTTTTATTCTTGAAACAAAAAAAATGTCCAGTATACAGCAGATGCTCCGTGAAAACAGACAGAGCATGGCAGTTGTAATAGATGAATATTCTGGAACTTACGGTGTTCTTACAAGCGAAGATCTTGTGCGCGAAATTTTTGGCCCTGTTGCAGATGAATACAAACCTTATGCAAAACGTGTTGAACTTACGCTCAGAAATTTGCAGAATGCAGAAGTCGACGGACTTTCAAGACTTATAGACATAAATGAACAGCTGGGAATTTCATTGTATTCACGTCGATGTGAAACTTTGGGCGGCTACATATGCGAGACTTTGGGAAGTATTCCGCGCGTAGGTGATAGTATTGTTCGCTCGGGATATAAATTTATTGTAAGCAAAATGGATGACAAACGCGTGTCCCGTGTAAGAATAAGGGAATGTAAAGAGGCAGGCAATGAACAGTAA
- a CDS encoding single-stranded DNA-binding protein: protein MTDINKTVLVGRLTKDIDIKYTNSGAPIGNMSIAVNRSRKQDGQWVDEASFFDVKIYGKMAESLRPYLTKGKQIAVEGFLKQERWQKDGQNFSRVTVGAENVQLLGGNSGNDSQHQNNDYGYYGN from the coding sequence ATGACAGATATAAATAAAACAGTCCTTGTAGGACGACTGACTAAAGACATCGACATAAAATATACGAACAGCGGCGCGCCCATCGGCAACATGTCAATCGCCGTGAACAGAAGCCGGAAACAGGACGGCCAGTGGGTCGATGAGGCAAGTTTTTTTGATGTGAAAATCTATGGAAAAATGGCGGAAAGCCTCCGGCCCTACCTGACCAAAGGAAAGCAGATAGCGGTCGAGGGCTTTTTAAAGCAGGAGCGGTGGCAGAAAGACGGTCAGAATTTCAGCCGTGTGACAGTCGGCGCGGAAAACGTCCAGCTTCTTGGCGGAAACTCCGGCAACGACAGCCAGCATCAGAACAACGACTACGGATACTACGGAAATTAA
- a CDS encoding type II toxin-antitoxin system HicB family antitoxin yields MKKPERYFYPAVFTYEKGQEIAVDFPDLEVATSGVDDKDALLSARELLGCVMFGLEEDEEKIPEPSALESIKLEKNQKSMLIDVYMPSIRMAQVNKSVSRTVTLPAWLNAEAQENNVNFSQVLQQALMKMFGNDSKIAGQA; encoded by the coding sequence ATGAAAAAGCCAGAAAGATACTTTTACCCGGCAGTTTTTACTTATGAGAAAGGGCAGGAAATTGCCGTTGATTTTCCGGATTTGGAAGTTGCAACTTCAGGAGTTGACGACAAGGATGCATTGCTTTCTGCACGTGAATTACTTGGTTGTGTAATGTTTGGACTTGAAGAAGACGAAGAGAAAATCCCGGAACCTTCAGCTCTTGAGTCAATAAAATTGGAAAAAAATCAGAAATCAATGCTTATTGACGTATATATGCCTTCAATCCGCATGGCTCAGGTTAATAAATCTGTAAGCAGGACAGTCACTCTTCCTGCGTGGTTAAATGCAGAAGCACAGGAAAACAACGTAAACTTTTCGCAGGTTTTACAGCAGGCATTAATGAAGATGTTTGGAAACGACAGTAAAATTGCAGGCCAGGCATAG